In one Dermatophilaceae bacterium Sec6.4 genomic region, the following are encoded:
- a CDS encoding allantoate amidohydrolase, which yields MWADLEPIGRAASGGYRRFAWTRADHTLREWFAGECTSRGLDLTLDRMGNQWAWWGDPDASPGAGVVAGSHLDSVPDGGAYDGPLGVVSALAAVDALRESGFEPTRPIGVVNFGDEEGARFGVACAGSRVITGALDSDRALGLTDVDGVTMGQALSSAGRSTAIGRDDATLARIGDFVELHVEQGRAMADADRYDQVSAAVAVGTDIWPHGRWRLDFDGTANHAGMTRLADRDDAMLACALAIADARNLAAQHGCVATVGKLLVTPNGVNAIPSHVTAWLDARGADEGAVLAMVAALEQQVTASVAQESWTPTTRFDGSLAARLRSVLGDVPMLGTGAGHDAGILANAGVRTAMLFVRNPTGVSHSPAEFAEQIDCHAGVAALTDVLRELAG from the coding sequence ATGTGGGCCGACCTGGAACCGATCGGGCGCGCTGCGTCCGGTGGGTATCGACGATTCGCCTGGACTCGCGCAGACCACACCCTGCGGGAGTGGTTCGCGGGTGAGTGCACGTCACGCGGGCTCGACCTGACACTCGATCGGATGGGTAACCAGTGGGCGTGGTGGGGCGACCCGGACGCTTCTCCCGGTGCCGGTGTTGTTGCCGGCTCGCACCTCGACTCGGTGCCGGACGGCGGCGCATACGATGGCCCGCTCGGTGTGGTCAGCGCGCTCGCCGCGGTAGATGCATTGCGGGAGAGTGGTTTTGAGCCGACACGACCGATCGGGGTGGTGAACTTCGGCGACGAGGAGGGTGCCCGATTCGGGGTGGCGTGCGCCGGGTCGCGGGTCATCACCGGTGCGCTGGACAGCGACCGGGCGCTCGGGCTGACCGACGTCGACGGCGTCACGATGGGTCAGGCGCTCAGTTCGGCGGGCCGTTCCACTGCCATCGGACGCGACGACGCGACGCTGGCTCGGATCGGAGACTTCGTTGAGTTGCACGTCGAGCAGGGCCGCGCGATGGCAGACGCCGACCGCTACGACCAGGTCAGCGCCGCGGTCGCGGTCGGCACCGACATCTGGCCGCACGGTCGCTGGCGACTCGACTTCGACGGCACTGCCAACCACGCAGGTATGACCCGGTTGGCGGACCGGGACGATGCGATGCTCGCCTGCGCATTGGCCATCGCGGACGCGAGAAACCTTGCTGCCCAACATGGTTGCGTCGCGACAGTAGGCAAGCTGCTGGTGACCCCGAACGGCGTCAACGCGATCCCGTCCCACGTGACCGCCTGGCTGGACGCACGCGGCGCCGACGAGGGTGCCGTGCTGGCGATGGTGGCGGCGCTCGAGCAGCAGGTGACCGCATCGGTCGCGCAGGAATCGTGGACACCGACGACCCGCTTCGACGGCTCACTGGCCGCGCGACTGCGCTCGGTGCTCGGCGACGTGCCGATGCTCGGGACCGGCGCCGGCCACGACGCGGGCATCCTGGCCAATGCCGGTGTCCGGACGGCCATGCTCTTCGTGCGCAACCCGACCGGGGTCTCACATTCACCGGCGGAGTTCGCCGAACAAATCGACTGTCACGCGGGCGTTGCCGCGCTGACGGACGTGCTGCGAGAGCTGGCCGGATGA
- a CDS encoding formimidoylglutamate deiminase, whose product MTAYWARHALLPRGVAANVRFEIAEGRFTSVTPDQPQGDAHLLPGVVIPGLANCHSHAFHRALRGRTHAGGGTFWTWRQGMYAVAAQLDPDSYLRLARATYAEMALAGITSVGEFHYLHHQPGGRPYDDPNAMGEAMRQAAREAGIRLTLLDTCYLAGGLTADGHVPLSGEQLRFGDGDVGRWATRVSALKDDDTTRIGAAIHSVRAVPREAIGTVAAANGDRPLHVHLSEQPDENDACMSYYGVTPTRLLHDAGALGPQTSVVHATHLSTEGIALLGGSGITACFCPTTERDLADGIGPARALHDAGAYLSVGSDQHAVIDMFEELRGLEMHERLSSGRRGRFDLQELHHVATAQGSLGWPAAGVLVRGFLADLVAVRTDSVRTAGSDPAQIFYSATAADVHTVVRDGEVIVEDGHHRLGNVGRLLAGAIEPLGRKS is encoded by the coding sequence ATGACGGCGTACTGGGCGAGGCACGCGTTGCTGCCGCGAGGCGTCGCTGCAAACGTGCGCTTCGAGATCGCCGAAGGACGCTTCACCTCGGTGACGCCGGACCAGCCACAGGGCGATGCGCACCTGTTGCCCGGTGTCGTCATCCCTGGTCTCGCCAACTGTCACAGCCACGCTTTCCACCGGGCGCTGCGCGGTCGCACCCACGCGGGCGGGGGCACGTTCTGGACCTGGCGACAAGGCATGTACGCCGTCGCGGCGCAGCTGGATCCGGATTCCTACCTGCGACTTGCACGGGCGACCTACGCCGAGATGGCGCTCGCCGGGATCACCAGCGTGGGCGAGTTCCACTACCTGCACCACCAGCCGGGCGGGCGGCCTTACGACGACCCGAACGCGATGGGTGAGGCGATGCGGCAGGCTGCCCGGGAGGCGGGGATCCGGCTGACGTTGCTCGATACCTGCTACCTGGCCGGTGGGCTGACCGCTGATGGTCACGTCCCACTGAGTGGGGAGCAGCTGCGTTTCGGCGACGGTGACGTCGGGCGCTGGGCGACCCGGGTGAGCGCGTTGAAAGATGACGACACGACCAGGATCGGCGCGGCGATCCACTCGGTGCGGGCGGTGCCGCGTGAGGCGATCGGCACAGTGGCTGCGGCGAACGGCGACCGCCCACTGCACGTGCACCTCTCGGAGCAACCGGACGAGAATGACGCATGCATGAGCTACTACGGCGTCACGCCCACCCGGTTGCTGCACGATGCGGGCGCGCTCGGCCCGCAGACGAGCGTCGTACACGCCACCCACCTGAGCACCGAGGGCATCGCCCTGCTCGGCGGATCGGGGATCACCGCGTGCTTCTGCCCGACGACCGAGCGCGACCTGGCCGACGGCATCGGACCCGCGCGCGCTCTTCATGACGCCGGTGCGTACCTGAGCGTCGGCAGCGACCAGCACGCGGTGATCGACATGTTCGAGGAACTGCGGGGGCTGGAGATGCATGAACGGCTGTCCAGTGGTCGTCGTGGTCGGTTCGATCTGCAGGAGTTGCATCATGTGGCGACCGCTCAAGGGAGCCTGGGTTGGCCCGCCGCCGGCGTCCTGGTCCGCGGTTTCCTGGCGGACCTCGTCGCGGTGCGCACCGATTCGGTTCGTACTGCTGGCTCTGACCCTGCGCAGATCTTCTACTCCGCGACGGCTGCTGACGTGCACACGGTGGTCCGCGACGGTGAGGTCATCGTCGAAGACGGTCACCACCGCCTCGGCAATGTGGGCAGACTGCTCGCCGGCGCCATCGAACCGCTCGGGAGGAAGTCGTGA
- the hutI gene encoding imidazolonepropionase, which produces MTSTLVKNIGELVTVDSDRGDGLGIMTEVALVATDGRIDWIGAGADAPAADLVIDAEHRCVMPGFVDSHSHLVFAGDRSGEFEARMTGTPYDGGGIALTMTATRRATDDELRSLVRARVAQMRAQGTTTVEIKSGYGLTVADEVRALRIAGEFTTETTFLGAHVVPPDARADRGAYLDLVTGEMLGACAPHARWIDVFCEPHSPHAFTEEESRRVLRAGRDAGLLARVHGNQLGHGPGVQLAVEVGAASVDHCTYLSDGDIAALAESNTVATLLPGVEFSTRSPYPDARRLIDAGVQVALATDCNPGTCYSGSMPFMIAVAVREMGMTPIEAVRASTAGGAAALRRDDVGVLRVGARADLAMLEAPSYRHLPYRPGVPLATVILSGG; this is translated from the coding sequence GTGACCAGCACACTCGTCAAGAACATCGGTGAGCTCGTCACGGTGGACAGCGACCGAGGTGATGGCCTGGGCATCATGACCGAAGTCGCCCTCGTCGCCACCGATGGCCGGATCGACTGGATCGGCGCCGGGGCCGATGCACCCGCCGCAGATCTTGTGATCGACGCGGAACACCGCTGCGTCATGCCGGGGTTCGTCGACAGCCACTCCCACCTCGTCTTCGCCGGCGACCGCTCCGGTGAGTTCGAAGCGCGGATGACCGGCACGCCGTACGACGGCGGCGGTATCGCGTTGACGATGACTGCCACCCGGCGCGCGACCGACGACGAACTGCGCTCGCTCGTGCGGGCCCGCGTCGCGCAGATGCGCGCGCAGGGCACCACGACGGTGGAGATCAAAAGCGGTTACGGATTGACGGTTGCAGATGAGGTCCGGGCGCTGCGGATCGCCGGGGAGTTCACGACCGAGACCACCTTCCTCGGTGCGCACGTCGTGCCGCCGGATGCGCGTGCGGACCGGGGCGCCTACCTCGACCTGGTCACCGGCGAGATGCTTGGCGCGTGCGCGCCGCATGCGCGATGGATCGACGTCTTCTGCGAGCCGCACAGCCCGCATGCATTCACCGAGGAGGAGTCGCGGCGGGTGCTGCGTGCAGGCCGGGATGCAGGTCTGCTCGCCCGGGTGCACGGCAACCAACTCGGCCACGGCCCGGGCGTACAGCTCGCCGTGGAGGTGGGTGCCGCGAGCGTCGACCACTGCACTTACCTGTCGGACGGAGACATCGCGGCGTTGGCTGAATCTAACACTGTCGCAACGCTGTTGCCCGGGGTTGAGTTCTCCACCCGCTCGCCCTACCCGGATGCGCGACGGCTCATCGACGCGGGTGTGCAGGTCGCGCTGGCCACCGACTGCAACCCCGGCACCTGCTATTCGGGCTCGATGCCGTTCATGATCGCGGTCGCAGTCCGCGAGATGGGAATGACTCCCATCGAGGCGGTCCGGGCGTCGACCGCGGGCGGTGCGGCTGCGCTGCGGCGCGACGACGTCGGTGTCCTTCGGGTCGGTGCCCGGGCAGATCTGGCAATGCTGGAAGCGCCGAGTTACCGGCACCTTCCCTACCGTCCGGGTGTGCCGCTCGCGACGGTCATCCTGAGTGGTGGGTGA
- the ugpC gene encoding sn-glycerol-3-phosphate ABC transporter ATP-binding protein UgpC, whose product MATVAFDKAVRRFPGVDRPAVDALDIAIADGEFLVLVGPSGCGKSTSLRMLAGLEDVDEGRIMIGDRDVTDLTPKERDVAMVFQNYALYPHMSVADNMGFSLKIAGVARPEIKTRVEEAAKMLDLSEYLDRKPKALSGGQRQRVAMGRAIVRQPQVFLMDEPLSNLDAKLRVQTRTQIASLQRRLGVTTVYVTHDQVEAMTMGDRVAVLKDGVLQQCGTPRELYDHPNNVFVAGFIGSPAMNLLQAPSTDGGVKLGNTVAPISREALTQAGATVTVGVRPEDLVRNERGEGLPVDIDVVEELGADAYIYGHTTTPDGDVPIVARVDGRDVPEKGAKIYFTHNSARMHLFNNETGQRIEA is encoded by the coding sequence ATGGCAACAGTTGCTTTTGACAAGGCCGTACGACGGTTCCCCGGCGTCGACCGCCCCGCAGTCGACGCGCTCGACATTGCAATCGCAGACGGTGAATTCCTGGTGCTGGTCGGACCATCGGGTTGCGGCAAGTCCACGTCGTTACGCATGCTCGCCGGACTGGAGGACGTCGACGAAGGTCGCATCATGATCGGTGACCGCGACGTCACCGATCTGACCCCTAAGGAACGCGATGTCGCGATGGTGTTTCAGAACTATGCGCTCTACCCCCATATGAGCGTGGCCGACAACATGGGTTTCTCGTTGAAGATCGCCGGGGTGGCCCGTCCGGAGATCAAGACCCGCGTCGAAGAGGCGGCCAAGATGCTGGACCTTAGCGAGTACCTGGACCGTAAACCCAAAGCACTCTCCGGTGGTCAACGTCAGCGAGTGGCGATGGGTCGGGCGATCGTGCGTCAACCGCAGGTCTTCCTGATGGACGAGCCGCTGTCCAACCTCGACGCGAAACTACGCGTGCAGACCCGCACCCAGATCGCCTCGCTGCAGCGCAGACTGGGTGTCACGACGGTCTACGTCACGCACGACCAGGTCGAGGCAATGACGATGGGCGACCGTGTCGCGGTCCTCAAAGACGGCGTGCTGCAGCAATGCGGGACCCCCCGCGAGCTCTACGACCACCCCAACAACGTCTTTGTCGCCGGTTTCATCGGCTCCCCCGCGATGAATCTGCTGCAGGCCCCGTCCACCGACGGAGGTGTCAAACTCGGTAACACGGTGGCGCCGATCTCCCGCGAGGCGCTCACCCAGGCAGGAGCGACCGTTACCGTCGGCGTGCGACCAGAAGACCTGGTCCGCAATGAACGGGGTGAAGGCCTACCGGTCGACATCGACGTCGTCGAAGAACTCGGTGCGGACGCCTACATCTACGGCCACACGACCACACCTGACGGTGACGTGCCGATCGTTGCCCGGGTCGACGGCCGCGACGTCCCCGAGAAGGGTGCCAAAATCTACTTCACCCATAACTCAGCGCGCATGCACCTCTTCAACAACGAAACGGGTCAGCGCATCGAAGCCTGA
- the eda gene encoding bifunctional 4-hydroxy-2-oxoglutarate aldolase/2-dehydro-3-deoxy-phosphogluconate aldolase — translation MQGPGGLSIREVIDAGPVLPVVVIEDPSGAVALANALLEGGITVIEITLRTAGALEAVARIAEDCPDMIVGTGSVRTPHQVQQAADAGARFLVTPGSPQGLLAACAGSRLPTLPGAATVTEMLTLAERGFSVVKFFPAEQLGGADALRAISGPVPDLDVCPTGGITQYLAADYLKLPTVPCVGASWVTPAGALREGDWAQVRRLARRAQELRREIQDAEIQDAEIQDAEVLPG, via the coding sequence ATGCAGGGACCGGGTGGGCTCAGCATCCGCGAGGTGATCGACGCCGGGCCGGTGCTGCCCGTCGTGGTGATCGAGGATCCTTCGGGCGCCGTCGCGTTGGCGAACGCGCTGCTGGAGGGTGGAATCACCGTCATCGAGATCACCCTGCGCACTGCGGGTGCGTTGGAGGCGGTTGCCCGGATCGCTGAGGACTGCCCGGACATGATCGTCGGCACCGGAAGCGTCCGAACGCCGCATCAGGTGCAGCAGGCAGCGGACGCAGGTGCGCGGTTCCTGGTGACGCCCGGTTCTCCGCAGGGACTGCTGGCCGCCTGTGCGGGCTCGCGGTTGCCGACTCTGCCCGGCGCCGCGACGGTGACCGAGATGCTCACCCTCGCAGAACGCGGCTTTTCGGTCGTGAAGTTCTTCCCCGCCGAGCAGCTGGGCGGGGCCGACGCTCTGCGGGCCATCAGCGGGCCTGTTCCCGATCTCGACGTGTGCCCGACCGGTGGCATCACGCAGTACCTCGCGGCGGACTACCTGAAGCTGCCGACCGTGCCCTGCGTCGGCGCTTCGTGGGTAACCCCGGCCGGCGCCCTGCGGGAAGGCGACTGGGCGCAGGTCCGACGGCTGGCCCGGCGCGCGCAGGAACTGCGTCGCGAGATTCAAGACGCAGAGATTCAGGACGCCGAGATCCAGGATGCAGAAGTCCTGCCGGGATGA
- a CDS encoding 1,4-beta-xylanase has translation MSERPTAGPTGWDAPVCGMTWGFTGVRGTWTTPAAEQSMAAMSQLNVNWVTLAYAAVQETAQSTAIPFRDSPSLTDDEVRAAVHRARDQGLKVCLKPMVNVADGTWRAYIGFFDWDVPGEPSWGQWFSAYREYIVHHARLAAELDVDLFCIGCETVRADSQETLWRELIADVRYVYAGPITYNCDKYQEDHVTWWDAVDVISASGYYPSGDWESELDRIEAVVTQYDKPFCFLEAGCPSRVGAQARPNDWTLIGAPDGQVQADYLDEMLTAAGRRPWVGGFMLWDWPAALYNAETAAANDDYCVYGKPAARVVAGHYSRAQAAG, from the coding sequence GTGAGTGAACGACCTACCGCCGGCCCGACCGGATGGGATGCGCCCGTATGCGGGATGACGTGGGGCTTCACCGGAGTGCGCGGCACCTGGACCACGCCGGCGGCGGAGCAGTCGATGGCAGCCATGTCGCAGCTCAACGTGAACTGGGTGACCCTCGCCTACGCGGCTGTGCAGGAGACCGCCCAGTCCACGGCGATCCCGTTCCGCGACTCCCCGTCCCTGACCGATGACGAGGTACGCGCCGCAGTACACCGGGCTCGGGACCAGGGCCTGAAGGTGTGCCTCAAACCGATGGTCAACGTCGCCGACGGCACCTGGCGGGCCTACATCGGTTTCTTCGACTGGGACGTGCCCGGCGAACCAAGCTGGGGCCAGTGGTTCAGCGCCTACCGGGAGTACATCGTCCATCATGCCCGGCTGGCCGCTGAGCTGGACGTCGACCTCTTCTGCATCGGGTGTGAGACGGTACGCGCCGATTCGCAGGAGACCCTGTGGCGGGAGCTCATCGCCGACGTGCGCTACGTCTACGCCGGACCCATCACCTACAACTGCGACAAGTACCAGGAAGACCACGTCACCTGGTGGGATGCCGTCGACGTCATCTCGGCCAGCGGGTACTACCCGAGCGGGGACTGGGAGAGCGAGCTGGACCGCATCGAGGCCGTGGTCACGCAGTACGACAAGCCCTTCTGCTTCCTGGAGGCAGGTTGCCCGAGCCGGGTCGGTGCGCAGGCCCGCCCCAACGACTGGACGCTCATCGGCGCTCCCGACGGGCAGGTACAGGCCGACTACCTCGATGAGATGTTGACCGCGGCGGGTAGGCGTCCCTGGGTGGGCGGCTTCATGTTGTGGGACTGGCCGGCCGCCCTGTACAACGCCGAAACTGCTGCAGCCAATGACGACTACTGCGTCTACGGCAAACCGGCTGCCCGAGTCGTCGCGGGGCACTACTCACGTGCTCAGGCTGCGGGCTGA
- a CDS encoding beta-propeller fold lactonase family protein, producing the protein MTEQRGRQVAGQNLLYVGSYTDALGTGTGITIFAADPATGALSLRSTYSLQSPSYLQAHPRLPVIYALTEAAQGVVSTFGIAADGMLTSLGSCSSGGAAPCHAVVTPDGTHLIVSNYEGGSVAVLPLDEDGIAAEPTAVTSRQGSGPDPDRQEAAHPHLAANTAAGTFLLADLGTDEIVRYEVGGSEPLAASEVVAMAPGTGPRQVVVVPGVGTDGSPLEQLVVVGELSSDLTSLGRGMRTPTLEWVRTPAQGPGHPPTPRNYPAHIEVAPGGRVLYVSNRGADCVTSFLLADGRLTFVDRVDVGAWPRHLSIFGQFLYVAAERGHAIDLIRADHTTGALQHVGQVARINSPTCVLPVTVSHEGVVSE; encoded by the coding sequence ATGACTGAGCAACGGGGCCGACAGGTGGCCGGCCAGAACCTGCTGTACGTCGGGTCCTACACCGATGCGCTGGGCACCGGCACGGGCATCACGATCTTCGCTGCCGATCCGGCCACCGGTGCGCTGTCGTTGCGATCGACCTACTCATTGCAGTCCCCGTCCTACCTGCAGGCCCATCCACGACTGCCCGTCATCTACGCGCTCACCGAGGCCGCGCAGGGTGTCGTGTCCACGTTCGGAATCGCTGCGGACGGGATGTTGACGTCGTTGGGCAGTTGCAGCAGCGGCGGCGCGGCGCCGTGCCACGCCGTGGTGACGCCCGACGGCACGCACCTGATCGTGAGCAACTACGAGGGCGGCAGTGTCGCTGTCCTGCCCCTGGACGAGGACGGCATCGCCGCCGAGCCCACCGCAGTGACCAGCCGACAGGGCTCCGGGCCCGATCCGGATCGTCAGGAGGCTGCGCATCCGCATCTGGCTGCGAACACCGCCGCCGGCACCTTCCTGCTCGCCGATCTGGGCACCGACGAGATCGTGCGGTACGAGGTGGGCGGTAGCGAGCCGCTGGCTGCCTCAGAAGTGGTGGCGATGGCACCGGGCACCGGACCGCGCCAGGTCGTGGTCGTTCCTGGGGTCGGAACCGACGGCTCCCCGCTGGAGCAGCTCGTCGTCGTCGGTGAGCTGAGCTCGGACCTGACGTCGCTGGGTCGCGGCATGCGAACCCCCACGCTCGAATGGGTCAGGACGCCGGCCCAGGGTCCGGGTCACCCACCGACCCCACGCAACTATCCAGCCCATATCGAGGTCGCCCCCGGTGGCCGCGTCCTCTACGTCAGCAACCGCGGCGCCGACTGCGTTACCTCGTTCCTGCTCGCGGACGGCCGGTTGACGTTCGTCGACCGCGTCGACGTCGGCGCGTGGCCACGACACCTGTCGATCTTCGGGCAGTTCCTGTATGTGGCAGCAGAGCGGGGGCACGCGATCGACCTGATCCGTGCCGACCACACCACCGGGGCGTTGCAGCACGTAGGACAGGTGGCCCGGATCAACAGCCCCACGTGCGTCCTGCCCGTCACCGTTTCCCATGAAGGAGTAGTCAGTGAGTGA
- a CDS encoding NAD(P)-dependent oxidoreductase translates to MRIAVTGAGGLLGVAVTAAAVEQGHSVVALDLPGAHRSADNEAVHPVEVDMTDYPAVRDAVRGCDAVIHLAAYIKPTAAPEPQVHHNNVIASYNALLAAADNGITKVCLASSINAIGGAYSHTPHYDWFPITEDHPTYSHDPYSLSKWVAEAQAADFGRRNPSATIVCLRVHAVLRDPSSLAGWKRDLPPAAPKDLWGYTALADATSATLAAVQADVTGSHVIYVVAPTTSSTRPTAELLAQHYPDVPVRGDLSGHRGFFDCTRATRLLGLTPQSLDDD, encoded by the coding sequence ATGCGGATAGCGGTCACCGGGGCCGGGGGTCTGCTCGGAGTTGCGGTCACGGCTGCCGCAGTCGAGCAGGGGCACAGCGTCGTCGCCCTGGATCTGCCCGGCGCGCACCGGTCCGCCGACAACGAGGCGGTGCACCCCGTTGAGGTCGATATGACCGACTACCCCGCTGTGCGGGACGCGGTACGCGGCTGCGACGCCGTCATCCACCTCGCTGCCTACATCAAACCCACCGCCGCACCCGAGCCGCAGGTGCACCACAACAATGTGATCGCGAGCTACAACGCCCTGCTCGCAGCCGCCGACAACGGCATCACAAAGGTGTGTCTCGCCTCCAGCATCAATGCCATCGGGGGGGCCTACAGTCACACTCCCCATTACGACTGGTTCCCCATCACCGAGGACCACCCGACCTACTCCCACGACCCGTACTCGTTGTCGAAGTGGGTGGCCGAGGCGCAGGCCGCCGACTTCGGAAGGCGGAACCCGTCGGCGACGATCGTCTGCCTCCGCGTACATGCGGTGCTGCGCGACCCGTCGAGCCTGGCCGGCTGGAAACGGGACCTGCCGCCGGCCGCGCCCAAGGACCTGTGGGGCTACACCGCACTCGCTGACGCGACCTCCGCCACCCTGGCAGCCGTGCAGGCCGACGTCACCGGCAGCCATGTCATCTACGTCGTGGCCCCGACGACCAGCAGCACGCGCCCAACGGCCGAATTGCTCGCGCAGCACTACCCGGACGTTCCGGTCCGCGGCGACCTGAGCGGGCACCGGGGCTTCTTCGACTGCACCAGAGCGACCCGGTTGCTGGGCCTGACCCCGCAGTCGCTGGACGATGACTGA
- a CDS encoding mannonate dehydratase → MIQIAEFLPPDTSETVLWPLMRQAGVRHAVGGLPPADTLQDGEQPWDFMPLLRMQQLYQAQGFELAVIEARPPLNNAKRGLPGGEAEIDTVCTLIENMGRLGIPVWCYEWMADFNWVRTNTAVPSRGGSLVSSFDASLLADAPGTPWGRLPEETLWKTLQHFLERVVPVAERAGVQLAMHPDDPPISPLRGVGRIMRSIENYDRLLDLVPSPVNGITLCQGNFALMSDDLPGVIQHFGRQQKIFFVHMRDVRGTAQSFHETWHDDGPTDLLACLSAYREVGFDGVLRPDHVPTVEGDSNDRPGYSPYGRLFAIGYLKGLREAAGRDSCG, encoded by the coding sequence ATGATCCAGATCGCCGAATTCCTGCCGCCGGACACCAGCGAAACCGTGCTGTGGCCGTTGATGCGACAGGCCGGGGTCCGCCACGCCGTCGGGGGACTGCCCCCTGCGGACACACTCCAGGACGGCGAGCAGCCATGGGATTTCATGCCACTGCTGCGCATGCAACAGCTCTACCAGGCACAGGGTTTCGAGCTGGCCGTGATCGAGGCCCGGCCACCGTTGAACAATGCCAAACGGGGCCTACCCGGCGGTGAGGCCGAGATCGACACTGTCTGCACGCTCATCGAGAACATGGGCCGCCTCGGCATCCCGGTGTGGTGTTACGAATGGATGGCCGACTTCAACTGGGTACGTACCAACACCGCGGTCCCGTCGCGGGGCGGTTCGCTGGTCAGCAGCTTTGACGCGTCCCTGCTGGCCGACGCACCGGGCACCCCGTGGGGCCGATTGCCGGAAGAAACGCTGTGGAAGACCCTGCAGCACTTCCTGGAACGCGTCGTCCCGGTGGCCGAGCGGGCCGGCGTGCAGCTGGCGATGCACCCGGACGATCCGCCCATCTCCCCGTTGCGCGGAGTGGGGCGCATCATGCGCAGCATCGAGAATTACGACCGGCTGCTGGACCTGGTCCCCAGCCCGGTCAACGGAATCACGCTCTGTCAGGGCAACTTCGCGCTGATGTCCGACGATCTGCCGGGCGTGATCCAGCACTTCGGGCGCCAGCAGAAGATCTTCTTCGTGCACATGCGCGACGTGCGCGGCACCGCCCAGTCTTTCCACGAGACGTGGCACGACGACGGCCCGACCGACCTGCTCGCCTGTCTGAGCGCCTACCGCGAGGTCGGCTTCGACGGGGTACTGCGCCCCGACCACGTGCCCACGGTCGAAGGCGACAGCAACGACCGTCCGGGCTACTCCCCCTACGGTCGGCTGTTCGCCATCGGGTACCTCAAGGGTCTGCGTGAGGCAGCAGGTCGGGACTCATGCGGATAG
- a CDS encoding AGE family epimerase/isomerase, whose translation MTTSWIDQPDHRAWLLRQTALQLQFARNFPHPGGGSWWLDEQGRPDQAKPVHTYVTARMLHAYSLGHLAGIPGCAPLAARALQGLTGQLRDAVNAGWFASIGPGPECDDAKEAYAHAFVVLAASSATFADIPGARALLDEALHVLDARFWEEAYGLHRDQAAADWSEYSNYRGINANMHSVEALLAASDATGDPRWRERAARITTTVLGWARGNGWRVPEHFDAEWSPMMEHHRDEPDHPFQPYGATVGHGLEWARLALHVAAAGVGDAPVLTDGAVQLFQRAVADGWAVDGADGFVYTTDWTGTPVVRQRMHWVVAEAICAAAALLKHTGDRGYDTWYRTWWDYAATYLIDDDGSWRHELDPGNQPAATVWSGRPDLYHSLHATLLPRLPLAPTAPAALAGNR comes from the coding sequence ATGACCACCTCGTGGATCGATCAGCCGGACCACCGGGCGTGGCTGCTGCGCCAGACCGCACTCCAGCTGCAGTTCGCACGCAACTTCCCCCACCCGGGCGGGGGATCCTGGTGGCTGGACGAGCAGGGCCGACCGGACCAGGCCAAGCCCGTGCACACCTACGTGACTGCTCGGATGCTGCATGCCTACAGCCTGGGTCACCTGGCGGGCATCCCCGGTTGCGCGCCGCTTGCCGCCCGCGCCCTGCAGGGTCTGACCGGACAGCTGCGCGACGCCGTCAACGCGGGGTGGTTCGCCTCCATCGGTCCCGGCCCGGAATGCGACGACGCGAAAGAGGCGTACGCGCACGCGTTCGTCGTACTGGCCGCCTCCAGCGCCACGTTTGCCGACATTCCCGGCGCACGAGCGCTCCTGGACGAGGCACTGCACGTGTTGGACGCTCGTTTCTGGGAAGAGGCCTACGGTCTGCACCGTGATCAGGCAGCCGCCGACTGGTCCGAATACAGCAATTACCGCGGCATCAATGCCAATATGCACAGCGTCGAGGCGCTGCTGGCCGCATCGGATGCAACCGGCGACCCCCGCTGGCGCGAGCGGGCCGCGCGCATCACCACGACTGTCCTGGGCTGGGCGCGTGGGAACGGGTGGCGGGTACCGGAGCATTTCGACGCCGAGTGGTCCCCGATGATGGAGCACCACCGCGACGAACCGGACCACCCGTTCCAGCCGTACGGCGCCACCGTGGGGCACGGCCTGGAATGGGCCAGACTCGCCCTGCATGTGGCCGCGGCCGGGGTGGGTGATGCACCGGTCCTCACCGACGGGGCCGTCCAGCTCTTCCAGCGGGCCGTCGCCGACGGGTGGGCCGTCGACGGTGCGGACGGTTTCGTCTACACCACCGACTGGACAGGCACTCCCGTGGTCCGGCAGCGGATGCACTGGGTGGTCGCGGAGGCGATCTGCGCGGCTGCAGCGCTGCTGAAACACACCGGTGACCGCGGGTACGACACCTGGTACCGCACCTGGTGGGACTACGCAGCCACCTATCTGATCGACGATGACGGCTCCTGGCGTCATGAGCTGGACCCCGGCAATCAGCCGGCCGCGACCGTCTGGTCAGGTCGTCCCGATCTCTACCACTCCCTGCACGCCACCCTGCTGCCGCGCCTTCCGCTGGCCCCGACCGCCCCCGCCGCTCTTGCCGGCAACCGATAG